In one Bdellovibrionota bacterium genomic region, the following are encoded:
- a CDS encoding type II toxin-antitoxin system VapC family toxin produces MTHSLVVDSSAWIEMFSQGPLAKPCEREQRRTKEILVPTLVLYEVYKKICSTLSEDRALSAVAVMSQHKIDDLTRDVALTAADLSLEHKLPMADSIVLAHARLAGARLLTLDNDFAGIDEVVLLR; encoded by the coding sequence CCCATTCTCTGGTCGTCGATTCCTCGGCTTGGATCGAGATGTTTTCTCAAGGGCCGCTCGCCAAGCCATGTGAACGGGAGCAAAGACGGACCAAGGAGATCTTGGTTCCAACGCTGGTACTTTACGAAGTCTACAAGAAAATCTGCTCCACTCTTTCGGAAGATCGGGCCTTGTCTGCCGTAGCGGTCATGAGCCAGCACAAGATCGACGACCTTACGAGAGACGTCGCCCTGACCGCCGCTGATCTCTCCCTGGAACACAAACTGCCGATGGCCGACAGCATCGTCCTCGCACACGCCCGGCTCGCCGGGGCCAGACTCTTGACGTTGGACAACGACTTT